In the genome of Aspergillus luchuensis IFO 4308 DNA, chromosome 2, nearly complete sequence, one region contains:
- a CDS encoding putative allergen (COG:S;~EggNog:ENOG410PVXT;~InterPro:IPR038903;~SECRETED:SignalP(1-19);~go_component: GO:0005576 - extracellular region [Evidence IEA];~go_function: GO:0019863 - IgE binding [Evidence IEA]), with the protein MYFTTPFLLLAAALPSALSQPTPTKVQGHSRRQIDISASASVSISAPSSSSSSSSTSSASSSDWTSTPSDGDYSTSGFGSETSAYGSGNTYMGNVGNPWGSNMVEVSASEASNYKYVMQVTGQNTEDWTVVFWNKYGPDGKMDGWYGYSALSFTLSPGDTKYVAFDEDTQGGFGAAQGSSLPTGSSGGYACTWGEFDFGSTANSDWSGFDVSAIQAQDNDMSVQGMQICDALGSTCSSITADAAEVDNAYTSAETDVGGIGGNLSAGPVRLAVVIDYSG; encoded by the coding sequence ATGTACttcaccacccccttcctgctgctggcagCTGCTCTCCCCAGCGCCCTCAGCCAGCCGACCCCCACCAAGGTCCAAGGCCACTCCCGTCGCCAGATCGACATCTCGGCCTCTGCATcggtctccatctccgccccctcctccagctccagctccagctccaccagcagcgccagctCCTCCGACTGGACCTCCACCCCCAGTGACGGCGACTACTCGACCTCTGGATTCGGCTCCGAGACCTCCGCCTACGGCAGCGGCAACACCTACATGGGCAACGTCGGCAACCCGTGGGGCAGCAACATGGTCGAGGTGTCTGCCTCCGAGGCCTCCAACTACAAGTACGTCATGCAAGTGACGGGCCAGAACACCGAGGACTGGACCGTTGTCTTCTGGAACAAGTACGGCCCCGATGGAAAGATGGACGGCTGGTACGGATACTCTGCCCTGTCCTTTACCCTGTCCCCTGGTGACACCAAGTACGTTGCCTTTGATGAGGACACCCAGGGCGGATTCGGTGCTGCCCAGGGctcttccctccccactGGTAGCAGCGGCGGATATGCTTGCACCTGGGGTGAATTCGATTTCGGATCCACTGCCAACAGCGATTGGTCTGGATTCGATGTTAGTGCTATCCAGGCTCAGGACAATGATATGAGCGTTCAGGGTATGCAGATCTGTGATGCCCTGGGCTCCACTTGCTCCAGCATCACGGCTGATGCCGCCGAGGTTGACAATGCTTATACTTCTGCTGAGACTGATGTGGGTGGTATTGGCGGAAACCTCTCTGCTGGACCTGTTCGGTTGGCTGTTGT